The sequence GGCACCGAAGCCGGCAATGAGAGGATAAGCGCTGCTTCCCTCTTCAAATTTAGATGCGTCTTCTCGAATATCAAATCGCACTGTATCGAAATCAAAAGGCGCGGTCGTACTTTTCCAACCAACGAGAACAGGCCTTAATCGCGAGAGCTTGGTTTCATCAACAAAGAGTAAACCGATACCACACACTCCCAACATCCATTTATGACTGTCGGCCGCCAAAAAGTCGATTCCAAATTCTTTCACATCTAAAGGTGCCGAACCGAGCCACTGAATCCCGTCAACACAGAATAAAATATCATGCGCTTTACAAAACTGTCCCAAAGCTTTGAGTTCGGTTTTATGCCCGGTAGCAAACTGCACTGCACTTACCGCAAGTAACTTCGTTTTATCGGTTCTTGCTTTCTCCACTGCCGCTAAAGTCACGCCGCCGCCTTCAGGCGCAACCTCCACCACACGGACCCCGTAGTGGGATAAGTGCTGCCACACATAAACGTTGGATTGATACTCCACTTCAGGACAACAAATGACTTCATCACCTTGCTGCCAATCGATTCCCTCAGCAACCAGTCCCAAGCCATGGGAAGTGTTACGAACGAAGGTGATTTCATGGGCCTCTGCCCCAACAAGGCGGGCCGCGGAATCGCGAACCTTGGCCGCATCCTCTTCCCACGTGGCTCCCATGTGAATGCCACGCCGCGCCAGCTCCAGCATCCAAGCCTGAACCGCCTCGCAAACCGGTAAAGAGGTCGGGGCCACGCCAGCGTGGTTGAGATAAATGCCCTCTTCACAGATTGGAAAGAGCTTTCGGTAGTCAGAAAGTTTTTTCATACCAGTTGTTTAGAGCAAATCAGACAAGATCTCAAAAAGGGTGGTCAGCTCTTAACCGATAAGGTATGAGCAGCCTTGAATGGAGATTTTAGCCTCCAATACGGGCACATCGAGGAGTACCAAATGACACGCATCGTAAACTGTAAAAAGCTCGGTAAAGAATTACCTGGTCTCGAATTTGCCCCGCTGAAGAATGAGCTCGGCGAAAGAATTTATCAAGAAATCTCGCAAGAGGCGTGGGGAGAGTGGCTCAAGCACTCAACCATGGTGATCAACGAATACCGCCTCAATCCAGCCGAAGCTAAAGCTCAAGATATTCTGAGCGAGCAAATGTTTAATTTTTTCTTCGGAGAAGGTGTGGAAGCTCCACCAGAATTTATCGATATTCAACCCGCCGCAGAAGCAGCTCCTGAAGAATAATCTACAACGGTTTCAGCCAACCTCGTTCATAGCAAGCATCTAATATCACTTGAAAACGGTGCTCCATCGTATGCTCCCCAACAACCAGTTTATGACCGTTTGAGGCTACTTCTCGGCATTTTTCCGGCTCAGCTAAAAGCTCTTCTACTCTAGTGGCTAAGGACGTTGAATCGGCATAGGTAAACAAATGCTCTCCCGGTGTGAAGAGCTCAAGTAACTCCGAACACTCCTCGGCCAGTAACGCGCCGCCACTGGCAAGCACATCAAAAACCCGCATGGTGATGATATCTCTTTGGTACAAGCGCGGAATGTCGAGGTTGAGCTGGCTCGCGCAGTAAATTCGAGTCAGTTCCTCACCGTGGTTTGCGACACCTCGGTAGGTCACGCCCGCAGTTTCCCACCCAGTATCTCCCCAAACTTGGATACCCGCATCGCTCAAGCTTTTCACACGCTCCATGCGTAAAAGATGAGCCAGGCGGCCATTCGCGGCCTCCAGACATTGAATACGTTCGCTCTGCGCGGTGACGTAAATCAAGAATTCTTCCGGTAAAGCCTCTGCTGGATCCGTTAAACCGCACCAATTACTATGACCCGCCCGGGCATCGAATATGCCTTGGAGAAACGCGTCCAGCTCCGGCACTCTTCTCTCCAGCTGGTGTTCGTCTAATACCGGCATAAAACCGGCCGAGTCGCCTTGCAGTGAATTACCAACAAAGCTTACCCGCGCTGAGTAAGGCTTAAGTGACTCGGTATGATCAACCGGTGCTCTCCTCTCATGAGGAGCTGCCAACTTAAGCGGCCGCACATCTTTGATCTCAAGGGCTTTAAAATCCTCAACCGATGCCTCGCGGTGACTGAAGACCATACAGGAGGCCAGTTCGGTGCCGTTACGAACCGCCATGCGCCCCGCAGGAAGGGGATCAATGGTCCAGCTCAAATACGGCTTACGAACAAAAGTAGCCAAGAGGGCCAAATCAGGGCTGTAGTTAATACTGATGATTAGATCGGGGTTCCACTCACGACACATCGAGCGAAAAGGACCCACTTTCAGCTCCGCCGCGGGCAAAACCTTGACCTCGAAACCCGAACGCTTAAAAAGTGCCACCAAATCCTTCTGAATAAGACGGTACTCA comes from Deltaproteobacteria bacterium and encodes:
- a CDS encoding glycosyltransferase gives rise to the protein MSSTSSIQHADTRGRIVVIEYRLIQKDLVALFKRSGFEVKVLPAAELKVGPFRSMCREWNPDLIISINYSPDLALLATFVRKPYLSWTIDPLPAGRMAVRNGTELASCMVFSHREASVEDFKALEIKDVRPLKLAAPHERRAPVDHTESLKPYSARVSFVGNSLQGDSAGFMPVLDEHQLERRVPELDAFLQGIFDARAGHSNWCGLTDPAEALPEEFLIYVTAQSERIQCLEAANGRLAHLLRMERVKSLSDAGIQVWGDTGWETAGVTYRGVANHGEELTRIYCASQLNLDIPRLYQRDIITMRVFDVLASGGALLAEECSELLELFTPGEHLFTYADSTSLATRVEELLAEPEKCREVASNGHKLVVGEHTMEHRFQVILDACYERGWLKPL
- a CDS encoding oxidative damage protection protein; this encodes MTRIVNCKKLGKELPGLEFAPLKNELGERIYQEISQEAWGEWLKHSTMVINEYRLNPAEAKAQDILSEQMFNFFFGEGVEAPPEFIDIQPAAEAAPEE
- a CDS encoding aminotransferase class V-fold PLP-dependent enzyme gives rise to the protein MKKLSDYRKLFPICEEGIYLNHAGVAPTSLPVCEAVQAWMLELARRGIHMGATWEEDAAKVRDSAARLVGAEAHEITFVRNTSHGLGLVAEGIDWQQGDEVICCPEVEYQSNVYVWQHLSHYGVRVVEVAPEGGGVTLAAVEKARTDKTKLLAVSAVQFATGHKTELKALGQFCKAHDILFCVDGIQWLGSAPLDVKEFGIDFLAADSHKWMLGVCGIGLLFVDETKLSRLRPVLVGWKSTTAPFDFDTVRFDIREDASKFEEGSSAYPLIAGFGACLDLLHEVGLDVIETRLGQLQERLEKGCVDLGAEVSPPAGSRGGSIFVKWPGEITGSIYEALEQSGVRASLRRGRIRFSPHFYTLDEEIDEVLRRMSELVKQFS